In Acidobacteriota bacterium, the following are encoded in one genomic region:
- a CDS encoding TIGR02757 family protein: MPRSTPGPDRVPARLVALAPVLERLAAEYEIAVRLPRDPVAFVWRYDDPADREIAAFCAAGLAFGRVASIMASVDGVLDVLGPRPADAVRRLDVSRIRAALAPTVHRWIRGDDLAALLLVLRALLRTWGSLEAAFLAGHDREASDVGPALTAFSRRAREVDVRAAYGGRRPSRAGVDYFFPSPAKGAACKRLNLFLRWMVRRGRIDPGGWTGVAPSQLVVPLDTHVVRVARCLRLTTRRTPGWAMASEITGALRQLAPDDPVGFDFALCHVGMLGQCGDGTPRGAEGCPLSPACRPRVGRRRASPRPSVPR, translated from the coding sequence GTGCCGAGGTCGACGCCAGGGCCGGACCGGGTCCCCGCGCGCCTCGTGGCGCTGGCTCCCGTCCTCGAACGACTGGCCGCGGAGTACGAGATCGCGGTGCGGCTGCCGCGGGATCCGGTGGCGTTCGTGTGGCGCTACGACGATCCCGCCGACCGGGAAATCGCGGCCTTCTGCGCCGCCGGACTCGCCTTCGGTCGCGTGGCCAGCATCATGGCGTCGGTCGACGGCGTGCTCGACGTGCTCGGCCCTCGACCCGCCGACGCCGTGCGGCGGCTCGACGTCTCCCGCATCCGTGCCGCGCTCGCGCCGACCGTGCACCGCTGGATTCGCGGCGACGACCTCGCGGCGTTGCTCCTCGTGCTGCGGGCGCTGCTCCGGACGTGGGGCAGCCTCGAGGCGGCCTTCCTGGCGGGTCACGACCGGGAGGCGAGCGACGTCGGGCCGGCGCTCACCGCGTTCAGCCGGCGGGCCCGCGAGGTCGACGTCCGAGCGGCGTACGGCGGGCGGCGGCCATCGCGCGCCGGCGTCGACTACTTCTTCCCATCGCCCGCGAAGGGCGCGGCCTGCAAGCGGCTCAACCTCTTCCTGCGCTGGATGGTGCGCCGCGGGCGCATCGATCCAGGCGGATGGACGGGGGTCGCCCCCTCGCAGCTCGTCGTGCCGCTCGACACCCACGTCGTGCGCGTCGCGCGGTGCCTGCGCCTGACGACCAGGCGCACGCCCGGCTGGGCCATGGCGAGCGAGATTACCGGCGCTCTGCGCCAGCTCGCCCCGGACGACCCGGTTGGCTTCGACTTCGCCCTGTGCCACGTGGGGATGCTCGGCCAGTGCGGAGACGGCACGCCGCGCGGGGCCGAGGGTTGTCCGCTCAGCCCCGCGTGCCGGCCACGCGTCGGTAGACGTCGAGCGTCTCCTCGACCATCCGTTCCACGGTGA
- the pyrR gene encoding bifunctional pyr operon transcriptional regulator/uracil phosphoribosyltransferase PyrR, translated as MEVAMAVVMDAQRMARTIARIAHEIAERNRGLDELALVGIRTRGVPLARRIASAIEQIGGAAVPTGTLDITLYRDDLMRQPVGPQPVVRSTEIPFSIDDRRILLVDDVLYTGRTIRAALDALIDFGRPQAIQLVVMIDRGHRELPIKADYVGKNLPTARAESVQVRFVETDGVDEVVLEEAGA; from the coding sequence GTGGAGGTGGCCATGGCCGTCGTGATGGACGCCCAGCGCATGGCCCGCACGATCGCCCGTATCGCGCACGAGATCGCCGAGCGCAACCGGGGGCTCGACGAGCTGGCGCTCGTCGGCATCCGGACGCGCGGCGTGCCCCTCGCGCGTCGGATCGCCTCGGCCATCGAACAGATTGGCGGGGCTGCCGTGCCGACGGGCACTCTCGACATCACGCTCTACCGCGACGATCTCATGCGCCAGCCCGTCGGGCCGCAGCCGGTCGTGCGCAGCACCGAGATTCCGTTCTCCATCGACGACCGGCGCATCCTGCTGGTCGACGACGTGCTCTACACGGGCCGCACGATTCGCGCCGCACTCGATGCGCTGATCGACTTCGGCCGGCCGCAGGCGATCCAGCTCGTGGTGATGATCGATCGCGGGCACCGCGAACTGCCGATCAAGGCCGACTACGTGGGGAAGAACCTGCCCACCGCGCGCGCGGAGAGCGTGCAGGTCCGGTTCGTCGAGACCGACGGCGTCGACGAGGTCGTCCTGGAGGAGGCGGGCGCATGA
- a CDS encoding dihydroorotase gives MRLLLKNGRVVDPVNRLDGERDVLVADGVVALVGHDLPADGARVVEVPRGTVVVPGLVDMHVHLREPGQEHKETIATGTAAAVAGGFTAVACMPNTVPVNDQASVTEFILQRAAEAGLARVYPIGAVSRGSKGEHLAEIGELKLAGCVAVSDDGHPVATALLMRRALEYAGMFDMPVIDHCEDPSLKGDGVAHEGFNAARLGLRGIPGQAEEIMVERDVTLAGMTGAAVHVAHLSSRGSLRAVRDGKARGIRVTCEVTPHHFTLTDDALEGYDTNVKMNPPLREALDVEALVEGLADGSVDVIATDHAPHHHDEKHVEFDHAPFGIVGLETAVSLTFDRLVHRGTVGIARMVELLSTNPARILRIPGGHLSPGAVADITILAPDLTVRVDAARLRSRSKNTPFGGWTLRGGVAATIVGGRMLYTNPDVPGIEALRA, from the coding sequence ATGAGACTCCTGCTGAAGAACGGCCGCGTCGTCGACCCCGTGAACCGCCTCGACGGCGAACGCGACGTGCTCGTGGCCGACGGCGTCGTCGCGCTCGTCGGTCACGATCTGCCGGCCGACGGCGCGCGTGTCGTGGAGGTGCCGCGCGGTACCGTCGTCGTGCCCGGGCTCGTCGACATGCACGTCCACCTGCGCGAGCCCGGCCAGGAGCACAAGGAGACCATCGCGACCGGCACCGCGGCGGCCGTGGCCGGCGGCTTCACGGCTGTCGCGTGCATGCCCAATACCGTGCCGGTGAACGACCAGGCCAGCGTGACCGAGTTCATCCTGCAGCGGGCGGCCGAGGCCGGGCTCGCGCGCGTCTACCCGATCGGCGCGGTGTCGCGCGGCTCGAAGGGCGAGCACCTCGCCGAGATCGGCGAGCTGAAGCTCGCCGGGTGCGTGGCGGTGTCCGACGACGGGCACCCGGTGGCCACGGCGCTGCTGATGCGCCGCGCGCTCGAGTACGCCGGCATGTTCGACATGCCGGTCATCGATCACTGCGAGGACCCGTCGCTCAAGGGCGACGGGGTGGCCCACGAGGGGTTCAACGCCGCCCGCCTCGGCCTGCGGGGCATCCCGGGCCAGGCCGAGGAGATCATGGTGGAACGCGACGTCACGCTCGCCGGCATGACCGGCGCCGCCGTGCACGTTGCGCACCTCAGCTCGCGGGGATCGCTCCGGGCCGTGCGCGACGGCAAGGCCCGCGGCATCCGCGTCACCTGTGAGGTCACGCCGCACCACTTCACGCTCACCGACGACGCGCTCGAGGGGTACGACACCAACGTCAAGATGAACCCGCCGCTGCGCGAGGCCCTCGACGTCGAGGCGCTCGTCGAGGGTCTCGCCGACGGCAGCGTCGACGTCATCGCCACCGATCACGCGCCGCACCACCACGACGAGAAGCACGTCGAGTTCGATCACGCGCCGTTCGGCATCGTCGGCCTCGAGACCGCCGTCTCGCTCACCTTCGATCGACTGGTCCACCGGGGGACGGTCGGAATCGCCCGCATGGTCGAACTGCTGTCGACCAACCCCGCGCGCATCCTCCGGATCCCCGGCGGGCACCTCTCGCCCGGCGCCGTCGCCGACATCACGATCCTCGCGCCCGACCTGACGGTGAGGGTCGACGCGGCGCGCCTGCGATCGAGATCGAAGAACACGCCGTTTGGCGGCTGGACGCTGCGCGGCGGGGTCGCCGCGACGATCGTCGGAGGACGCATGCTCTACACCAACCCCGATGTACCCGGGATCGAGGCCCTGCGGGCCTGA
- a CDS encoding glycosyltransferase family 2 protein, whose product MPKISVTIITFNEARHIEGALRSVAWADERIVVDSGSTDDTVALARALADRVEVRDWPGYGTQKNAAASLASHDWILSIDADERVTPALAETIREALSTEPRERAFRIARVTWHLGRWIRSTDWYPDRQTRLYDRRAAAWNARRVHEGLDVDGEVGALAGEIEHFAYRDIAHHLQTIDRYSTLAAEQMAADGRRASVFDLVVHPPAAFARNYLWRGGVREGVAGLVVSSMNAFYVFLKFAKLWERQRAGPFTG is encoded by the coding sequence GTGCCGAAGATCTCGGTCACGATCATCACGTTCAACGAGGCGCGCCACATCGAGGGCGCGCTCCGCTCGGTCGCCTGGGCCGACGAGCGTATCGTCGTCGACTCGGGCAGCACCGACGACACCGTTGCCCTGGCAAGGGCGCTCGCGGATCGCGTCGAGGTGCGCGACTGGCCGGGCTACGGCACGCAGAAGAACGCCGCGGCCTCGCTCGCCTCGCACGACTGGATCCTGTCCATCGACGCCGACGAGCGCGTCACCCCAGCCCTCGCGGAGACGATCCGCGAGGCCCTCTCGACCGAGCCGCGCGAACGCGCGTTCCGCATCGCCCGCGTGACCTGGCATCTGGGCCGCTGGATCCGATCGACCGACTGGTATCCCGACCGGCAGACCCGGCTGTACGACCGGCGGGCCGCCGCGTGGAACGCCAGGCGGGTGCACGAGGGGCTCGACGTCGACGGGGAGGTGGGCGCGCTGGCGGGCGAGATCGAGCACTTCGCCTACCGCGACATCGCTCACCACCTGCAGACCATCGATCGCTACTCCACGCTGGCGGCCGAGCAGATGGCCGCCGATGGACGCCGGGCGAGCGTCTTCGACCTGGTGGTGCACCCCCCGGCGGCCTTCGCGCGAAACTACCTGTGGCGTGGCGGCGTGCGAGAGGGGGTGGCCGGGCTCGTCGTCTCGAGCATGAACGCGTTCTACGTCTTCCTCAAGTTCGCGAAACTCTGGGAGCGGCAGCGAGCGGGGCCGTTCACCGGGTAG
- a CDS encoding glycosyltransferase family 4 protein: MFSLHIDTARTWRGGQNQVLLTVMGMRAAGHRAELVAHPDGELRRRAAEGLDLVPLVPRAEMDLSAGWRLSRILSREQPDVLHAHDPHGVAMAAVATSMNTRGPEPVLVASRRVDFHLKRHAFSRWKYRQVRCFICASEAIRRMLVHDGIDADRTVTVHEGIDLAYVDGKPPVSIHETLWLPHQAPIVLNIGALVPHKGQTHLVDAAALVVRDVPDARFVILGEGELRPALEQQVRHLHLEKHVLLAGFRPDVLSLLKTVDVFVMSSVAEGLGTSLLDAMACRRPIVATTAGGIPEVVADGETGLLVPARDPRALADALVTLLSDATLRSRLAEAGRARVEARFTVERMVEETLDVYRRVAGTRG, translated from the coding sequence ATGTTCTCGCTGCACATCGACACGGCGCGAACCTGGCGCGGTGGCCAGAACCAGGTGCTCCTCACGGTGATGGGGATGCGCGCCGCCGGGCATCGCGCCGAACTGGTCGCGCACCCCGACGGTGAGCTGCGCCGCCGCGCCGCCGAGGGCCTCGACCTGGTGCCGCTCGTCCCGCGTGCCGAGATGGACCTGTCGGCCGGCTGGCGGCTGTCGCGGATCCTCTCGCGCGAGCAGCCCGACGTCCTCCACGCGCACGACCCGCACGGTGTGGCGATGGCGGCCGTCGCCACGTCGATGAACACGCGCGGACCCGAGCCGGTGCTGGTCGCCTCGCGGCGCGTCGACTTCCACCTCAAACGGCATGCGTTCTCGCGGTGGAAGTACCGGCAGGTGCGGTGCTTCATCTGCGCGTCCGAGGCCATCCGGCGCATGCTCGTCCACGACGGCATCGACGCCGACCGCACGGTGACGGTGCACGAGGGCATCGATCTCGCCTATGTCGACGGCAAGCCGCCGGTTTCGATTCACGAGACGCTCTGGCTCCCGCACCAGGCGCCGATCGTCCTCAATATCGGCGCGCTCGTCCCCCACAAGGGCCAGACCCACCTCGTCGACGCCGCCGCGCTGGTCGTGCGCGACGTGCCCGACGCGCGCTTCGTGATCCTCGGCGAGGGCGAGCTGCGTCCGGCGCTCGAGCAGCAGGTCAGGCACCTGCACCTCGAGAAGCACGTGCTGCTCGCGGGGTTCCGGCCCGACGTGCTCTCGCTGCTCAAGACGGTCGACGTGTTCGTCATGAGCTCGGTCGCCGAGGGGCTCGGCACGTCGCTGCTCGACGCGATGGCGTGCCGCCGGCCGATCGTGGCGACCACGGCGGGCGGCATTCCCGAGGTCGTCGCCGACGGCGAGACGGGGCTGCTCGTGCCGGCGCGCGATCCCAGGGCCCTGGCCGATGCGCTGGTCACCTTGCTCAGCGACGCGACCCTTCGCAGCCGGCTGGCCGAGGCCGGCCGCGCCCGCGTCGAGGCGCGGTTCACCGTGGAACGGATGGTCGAGGAGACGCTCGACGTCTACCGACGCGTGGCCGGCACGCGGGGCTGA
- a CDS encoding aspartate carbamoyltransferase catalytic subunit produces MTGQTGTGLRGRHLLGIADLAAEEITLVLDTAEAMKEVAARPIKKVPTLRGKTIVNLFYEPSTRTRTSFEIAEKRLSADTLNIAVSTSSVVKGETLADTVMNLEAMAPDMIVMRHASSGACHLLARICRARVINAGDGMHEHPTQALLDAFTIREHKGRLAGLKVAIVGDLLHSRVFRSNLLLLHKMGAEVWVSAPPTLQPPGLDRLGARVTSSVDEAVRDADVVMLLRIQLERMQGNFFPSLREYFTVFGMTPERFSLAKPDAILMHPGPMNRGVEISSDVADGSRSVILEQVANGVAVRMAVLYLLAGGSADEA; encoded by the coding sequence ATGACCGGTCAGACGGGAACGGGCCTGCGCGGCCGCCACCTGCTCGGGATCGCCGACCTCGCCGCCGAGGAGATCACGCTCGTCCTCGACACGGCGGAGGCGATGAAGGAGGTGGCGGCGCGGCCGATCAAGAAGGTGCCCACGCTGCGGGGAAAGACGATCGTCAACCTCTTCTACGAACCGAGCACCCGCACGCGGACGTCGTTCGAGATTGCCGAGAAGCGCTTGAGCGCCGACACGCTGAACATCGCCGTCTCCACCTCGAGCGTGGTGAAGGGCGAAACGCTCGCCGACACGGTGATGAACCTCGAGGCGATGGCGCCCGACATGATCGTGATGCGCCACGCCTCGTCCGGCGCCTGCCACCTGCTCGCCCGCATCTGCCGGGCCCGCGTCATCAACGCCGGCGACGGCATGCACGAGCACCCGACGCAGGCGCTGCTCGACGCCTTCACGATCCGCGAGCACAAGGGCCGGCTCGCCGGCCTCAAGGTCGCCATCGTGGGCGACCTGCTGCACAGCCGCGTGTTCCGCTCGAACCTGCTGCTGCTCCACAAGATGGGCGCGGAGGTGTGGGTGTCGGCGCCCCCGACGCTCCAGCCTCCGGGTCTCGACCGGCTCGGCGCGCGGGTGACCTCGTCGGTCGACGAAGCCGTACGCGACGCCGATGTCGTGATGCTGCTGCGCATCCAGCTCGAGCGAATGCAGGGCAACTTCTTTCCCTCGTTGCGCGAGTACTTCACGGTGTTCGGGATGACGCCCGAGCGGTTCTCGCTGGCGAAACCCGACGCGATCCTGATGCACCCCGGTCCGATGAACCGCGGCGTCGAGATCTCCTCGGACGTGGCCGACGGCTCGCGGTCGGTGATCCTCGAGCAGGTCGCCAACGGCGTCGCCGTGAGGATGGCGGTGCTCTATCTCCTGGCCGGCGGCAGCGCCGATGAGGCCTGA